A genomic segment from Antedon mediterranea chromosome 6, ecAntMedi1.1, whole genome shotgun sequence encodes:
- the LOC140051672 gene encoding uncharacterized protein: MDTYKFDLNVIRSKWEDLCSECSVESTLSERWWSLLEARYSEDGRYYHTLHHIGKLNEEISRVLSELKRPDLVYWSVFFHDIIYDPKSSKNEEESAKMFEAFAAECLPEAPSCDITDVFNWILMTRSHITHVHLTPNMYANEDKYYFLDADMHVLGLADDEYDEYSDQIRSEYIHVAVDTYKERRTKLLQGFLKLPNIYATQVFRDKYEVQARRNMRREIDRLIS; the protein is encoded by the exons ATGGATACTTACAAATTTGATTTAAACGTCATCAGAAGTAAGTGGGAAGATTTATGTTCGGAATGTTCTGTCGAAAGTACTCTGAGCGAGCGATGGTGGTCACTTCTTGAAGCACGGTATTCAGAAGATGGTCGCTATTACCACACGTTGCATCACATTGGCAAATTGAACGAAGAAATAAGCAGGGTTTTGTCGGAGCTCAAGAGACCAGACTTGGTTTATTGGAGTGTATTTTTTCATGA CATAATTTACGATCCCAAATCATCCAAGAATGAGGAAGAAAGCGCCAAGATGTTTGAAGCTTTTGCCGCAGAATGTTTACCTGAAGCTCCATCATGTGACATCACCGATGTGTTTAATTGGATCTTGATGACAAGAAGCCATATAACGCATGTCCACCTGACACCTAACAT GTATGCAAATGAGGACAAGTACTATTTTCTTGATGCCGACATGCATGTCTTGGGATTGGCAGACGATGAGTATGATGAATATTCAGATCAGATCAGATCTGAATATATACATGTTGCTGTGGATACTTATAAGGAAAGGCGGACAAAG CTTTTACAGGGTTTTCTGAAACTTCCAAATATATATGCAACTCAAGTTTTTCGAGACAAATATGAAGTGCAAGCGAGGAGAAATATGCGGAGAGAGATTGATCGACTGATAAGCTAA